DNA sequence from the Fusarium verticillioides 7600 chromosome 2, whole genome shotgun sequence genome:
GCCATACTGGCCAGGAGTGTGAGGAGCTTTTACCTTTTTGCCTTCACTGTTTGTCACTGACCCAAGCGCATGGCCTCTTGCTTTACAAGGACGCGACTTGAGGAATCTCTGACTGCGGAATCAATCGCCTTGCTGTTTTTATGCCAGGCTCTGTATTTTCATTGATTGTGAATGTTTTGTTTGCGTTTAAAAGGGGTCTTTGAGATTTGACTGCTTAGACGCCATAGCGACCCCAAGCTCTTTCTCTCCGTGGTTTTATACGGTCCCATGCTATGATTATGAGTCTATTGGTTAGTTTATCACGTTTGTGCCCAGACGTTGTCTTGGATGTGTGAGGGCTCGATTCTGTTGTGAGCTTTCGGTATATTGATATATTCCGTCTCCGACGAATCGATGGCGGCTCAAAATATGTCTGTCATGACTATTTGTCTTTCTGAATGACTTCATTACTTTATATCATGCCATGGTACTCAGGGACATGTCTTGGTGATTCCTTTTCAAGTTCCTGATATATTTATTAGTACTCACCTGTAATTTGGTGTAAGGCGGGATCCACTTATACTAAACTTGTCCACACTCAAGCGTTTTCACACTATCTCGGCATCTCCATGTTAGACCAACGCTTTTCAATAAGATACTCTCTCTATTCAACGCAACGCAAAATTCTTATCACGCCTCCTTAGAACAGACAATATCTCACACAATGGATTTTGTAGAAAGTCTCTTGGCGAATCTTGAGCCAGAAGTCGAAGACGCAGAAGAAGGTCAGCTtacaagaagatcctcgCGCTCATGCAGGTCTCACTAAAATTGCGTAGAAACTTTTATGCTGTATTCACAGCCTATCCCTTCCATgaatcttggcttcgtcgACTCCCGTGCTACTTCCGTCGATGTTTCTGTTGCTGACCGGGACTACACTATTCATCAATCTCCTACTGTTCTGTCATCGTCACGCGCAGGTGGAACAACAGGAGCTGGTAGATTTTTCCTTCTCACACTCACTCGTCAAGAGGAAAGGCTGATTTGAAATACAGTGTTGTGGAAGATAGCCCCCAGCTTCGCCTCGTggctctcttcctcgtcaaaCCCCATTCTCGCCAGTACCATACATTCAAATGCCTCCATCCTTGAACTCGGCTGTGGCATTTCCCCCCTGAGTGCCCTAGCCCTTGGTCCACGCGTAGCACGCTATGTCCTCACCGACCAGTCTTACGTGCAGCGTCTCGTTCAGCGCAATCTTGACGAGAACCTATCTTCTGCGTTAAGCTCGGGGTCTTCTACACCGACGAGTGGTCGAGGCAGGAAGAAACGAATTGGACATGGGCATGGTGGTGCAGCACAACCGAACATTCGCTTCACAACACTCGATTGGGAGACAGACGAGGTAACTCCGTCTCTTACCGGTTCTGATGAAGCTCATAGCTTTGACGCCGTTGTCGCCTGTGACTGTGTTTATAACTATGCTTTGGTAGACCCCTTCGTTCAGGCGTGTGCGGACGCATGCCGTTTAAGACTCTCTGACGAGGCCTTTGCTAATGGTGAAGAAAAGCGGCCGTGTGTCTGTGTCATTGGGCAACAACTACGAAGTGACGAAGTATTCGAGTCTTGGCTAAAGGCGTTTTCAACTTCATTCCATGTCTGGAGAGTTTCTGATAGTGTACTGCCCACAGAACTGCAATCTTCGGCCGGTTTCGTGGTGCACATTGGTATCCTTCGCGATGAGACCAAAAAGAGGGACTGATATTACTTTATTGACCTCGTAGCACAttctacctaccttaggCAATAATCAGATAGCACGGGTGTACCAAGTTTTACATCGTATAAAAGAGTTTTCGTTTCAATCTGTTCCTATTAATTATGATCGTTTTGATTCATAAATCTCCTCAAGAGTTACGAGTCGACATCTACTCCAAATTTTTCAGTGCTTCTGCATTCAGTGTGAGCAAAGCCAGCAATCCTTTTTGTCCATCAACCCCAGCAAATATTTAAAACCACAAAAACCACATGCTAATCATCATATGCTAGTAACCCAGATCCCTTCGCCGTTAAATAAGTTCTTCATTCCCTCATCCCTCGGTCTGAATCACCACTCGAGgggctccttcttctcctcgccccTATTTGTTTTGGGAACGGGTACAGCCTTAGCGGCCAGCTTGCCACCCTGCCCGGGACGCTTCAGGTAGCCTGTGCCGTCGAGCCATGGGGTGTTTTGTGTCATGCGTCGCTCGAACTCGGCAATCTTGTCCTCCTGTTGCATGGTCAGGCCAATGTCGTCGAGACCATTGACCAGGCAGTGCTTGCGgaactcctcaacctcgaaTGAGCAGATGGTCTCTCCGTCAGCATTTTTGATTAACTGATTGGGTAGATCGATCTCAATGTCGCGGTTGGCACGAGCCTcagcggcgatggcttcgaggttgtccttgtcctcgatCCTAATGGGGAGCATGCCGTTCTTGAaagtgttgttgaagaagatatcaGCGAAGGAGGGGGCGATGATGCACTTGATGCCAAAGTCCAGAAGGGCCCAAGGGGCGTGCTCTCGAGAACTGCCGCATCCGAAGTTGGGTCCAGTGACAACCAGAGTCTTGGCCTGTCGGAAAGGCTCTtgattcaagatgaagtcgGGGTTCTCAGACCCATCCTCCTTGTATCGAAGCTCGTAAAACAGTGCGGTACCAAGACCTGTTCgcttgatggtcttgaggaactGCTTAGGAATGATGGCGTCGGTGTCAACATTAGATCGGTCCAGAGGAGCCGCGGTACCCTTCCAGATAGTAAACTTAGGCAGACCAGAAGCGGCACCCCCAGCGCTGGCCAGAGTGTTGGTGTGAGGCTGAGAGTCCTGAGGCTGGTCTCCGATCATCTCTCGCTCCTCAGAGTCATCCCTGGTTCGCTCGTCCACGTGTGGCTCTTCCGCAGGGAGCTCACGGGGCTTAAAGGCAGATTGATGGGTGTAGTGTGACAGCTTGCGAACATCGGCAAGCTTACCAACAATAGCGGCGGCAGCTGCCATGACAGGAGACATGAGGTGAGTTCGGCTAAGAGCACCCTGTCGACCCTCGAAGTTTCGGTTGGATGTACTGGCACATCGTTCCTTGGGGGCCAGAATGTCAGGGTTCATGCCCAGACACATGCTACACCCAGCCTCTCTCCACTCAAaaccagcatcaacaaagatCTGGTCAAgaccctcctcctctgcctgTGCCTTCACAAGACCGGATCCAGGGACAACCATGGCGCGCTTAATGTTATCAGCAACCTTGCGCCCCTTTACAACATTGGCAGCGGCTCTCAGATCCTCAATCCGGGCGTTGGTGCACGATCCGATAAACACCTTGTCGACAGGAATATCCTCCATTGGTGTTCCAGCCGTCAAGCCCATATACTCAAGCATGCGTCGGCCAGCAGCCTTCTTACTCTCACTGCTAAAGGTCTCAGGATCAGGGACACATCCGGTGATGGGAACGACATCCTCGGGGCTGGTTCCCCAAGTAATGGTGGGAATGATATCCTTGGCGTCAATAAAGACATCAATGTCGTATTTGGCGCCAGGATCAGACTGGAGAGACTTCCAGTAGGCAACGGCCTGGTTCCAAGTCTCTGAGCCATACTTGGGGGCCAGGGGCCGTCCCTTGAGATATTCAAAAGTGGTCTCATCGGGGGCAACCATACCAGCGCGGGCACCACCCTCGATGGACATGTTACAGATGGACATGCGAGCCTCCATGCTCAGATTACGGATAACGGACCCGCAAAACTCAATAACGGCACCAGTACCTCCGGCAGTTCCGATCCTGCCGATGGCGTGGAGAACGACATCCTTAGAACTGACGCCAGGGGCCAGCTCGCCATCAATCTGTATCCTCATGTTCTTGCTGCGCTTGGTAATGAGACATTGGGTGGCCAAGACATGCTCAACCTCGCTGGTACCGATACCAAAGGCAAGGGCACCGAAGGCGCCGTGTGTCGAGGTATGACTGTCTCCGCACACGACGGTGGTTCCGGGGAGAGTGAAGCCCTGCTCGGGGCCGATGATGTGCACAATACCTTGTCGTTTGTCGCCCAGGCCGAAATATGTGACACCAAACTTTTTGACATTCTCTTCTAGAGTGACACACTGTGTTCGCGAATCGTCCTCCTCGATGAATGAAGCAATGTCCTTCAGGGCTTTGCGGGATGTGGTGGGGACATTCTGCAGGGTCCAGGGTTAGTAACTGCTCTGTTGACCACCATTCACGGTGGCTTTCAGTTGATTGGCAATGCATACGTGATCAGTGGTTGCAAGAGTGCAATCAGGTCTCCGGACTTTGCGGCCTGCATTTTCGAGACCCTCGAAGGCTTGCTGTTGGTAATTGGTTAGCGGATGTTCGGAACATGACGTCGATGCTTTGGAGAAGTTAAACTTACTGGTGATGTCACCTCGTGGACCAAGTGCCGGTCTTTTGGCCAACTTTGTCAGTTCACTGCCCATAACCAAGATTGAACGCGCATAGACGTACCGATGTAGAGAAGAATTGTGCCATCGAGCTTTTCGTCGACGATGTGTGCCGAGAACACCTTATCGTAGAGGGTCTGGGGGTTACCCACGGGAGCAGGCATTTTGATGCTGATAATCACTCTTAGTTATTGATAACTTGAGATAGTACTGAAGAGCGATCAATGACTCTCGTGAACAGGAAATATCACGAATGCGGGGTGAGAAGGTATGTAGCTGATTATAGTGATGACcgtgaaggtgaagagatGAAGCTATAACACCTGCTGTGAGCAGAGTAACAGAGGAAATGATGCAGctaaaggaagaagaagtcagGAATTGGACTGGAATTGCCTAGAGAGAAAAAAGGCGTCTCTTCCTGGGGTTTATCAACAAAATTTCACCTGAGCGCCCCCCTCCTGC
Encoded proteins:
- a CDS encoding 3-isopropylmalate dehydratase, translating into MPAPVGNPQTLYDKVFSAHIVDEKLDGTILLYIDRHLVHEVTSPQAFEGLENAGRKVRRPDCTLATTDHNVPTTSRKALKDIASFIEEDDSRTQCVTLEENVKKFGVTYFGLGDKRQGIVHIIGPEQGFTLPGTTVVCGDSHTSTHGAFGALAFGIGTSEVEHVLATQCLITKRSKNMRIQIDGELAPGVSSKDVVLHAIGRIGTAGGTGAVIEFCGSVIRNLSMEARMSICNMSIEGGARAGMVAPDETTFEYLKGRPLAPKYGSETWNQAVAYWKSLQSDPGAKYDIDVFIDAKDIIPTITWGTSPEDVVPITGCVPDPETFSSESKKAAGRRMLEYMGLTAGTPMEDIPVDKVFIGSCTNARIEDLRAAANVVKGRKVADNIKRAMVVPGSGLVKAQAEEEGLDQIFVDAGFEWREAGCSMCLGMNPDILAPKERCASTSNRNFEGRQGALSRTHLMSPVMAAAAAIVGKLADVRKLSHYTHQSAFKPRELPAEEPHVDERTRDDSEEREMIGDQPQDSQPHTNTLASAGGAASGLPKFTIWKGTAAPLDRSNVDTDAIIPKQFLKTIKRTGLGTALFYELRYKEDGSENPDFILNQEPFRQAKTLVVTGPNFGCGSSREHAPWALLDFGIKCIIAPSFADIFFNNTFKNGMLPIRIEDKDNLEAIAAEARANRDIEIDLPNQLIKNADGETICSFEVEEFRKHCLVNGLDDIGLTMQQEDKIAEFERRMTQNTPWLDGTGYLKRPGQGGKLAAKAVPVPKTNRGEEKKEPLEW